The Candidatus Scalindua japonica DNA window CCTCAAGGCACACAATATCGCTTCTGACAGGTCCGGCCTGCACCAGGAAGGCCTCCTGACCATGGAACGTATGACAAACGGACTCAGGAAAACAACGGTTGTCGCAGTCCCTAATGGTCACAGTTACACAAGAGACATCCTGGCCTTTTCCCGTCTGGTCAACAGCGACAATGACTTCTACTTCGGAGACCCACTATTTCCGCGTATTGATGAAGACCTCAGTGACGATTATTCATGGTGCGGAAACGGCATCTTGGGTGTTGATGAAGACGATGATGGTCAGATTGATGAAGGTGATTGGAGAGATGAGGATGAAGATGGTTTATATAATGAAGATCCACTTGATGGATTGGACAACGATGGAGACGGTTCTATCGATGAGGGGACGATGCCTGATAGTAATAATGACGGTAAGAACGGTATTATTATGATCGATGATGACGGTGATGGAACGGTAGACGAGCAACAGGGTGATAATGTAAATGATGATGATGAAGACGGAGCTACTAACGAGGAGGATATACTTTTCGTAGTGTACGTGTATAATTCTGCTACTAATACCCTGACTGAAATACATTCTGACCCTGATAGCGGCATAAACAGCCCTGCGCCTCAAATAGTCTTGTCGACACAGGTCACCAATTTCCAGGCCATATACAAATCACCGGGGTTAATTGAGATTATTCTCCAGCTCACCGGAGAAGATGGTAAGGTCATAGATTTTGATGAACATGTATATGTCAGAAACGTACTTCAGAAAAACGGTAAAAGGGTGAGATAACGGAACTAAATACGAAATCCGAAGCACGAAATGCGAAACAAATACGAATGAATAAAACCAAAAATACAAAACTTTAGATCGTTTAAAATTAAAATTCCTGATTTGTTTCGTATTTCGATATTCGATTTTCGGATTTATTTGTGCATTTAAATAAATGATTCATAAACAAAAAAAAACCATATCTCCATTCGAACAAATAAACCCTGGGACTACCGTAGTGAATCAGGAATAGGCTATGTCATGATCCTGCTTGTCCTGGTTTTAATGAGTTCCCTGAGCCTGGCCTTTCTCGCTAAGGTAGGTACAGAAACATCTGCCACGATGAAACGCGGTGATGGCATGCAGGCGTCTTATCTGGCAGAGACTGCAGCCAACCATGCCATGTGGCGACTGTTGCATGAAACTACTCTTCCGCCAGTTGATATCAGGATAACACAGATTAGCGATGACGCAGAGGAAGATTTTAGTGGAAATATGAGGACTGGGTCAGCCGCTAACACATTGAGCCTGGGTAGCGATAAATACGTCGGAGTACGTTTTCTCAATGTAAATATTCCTCCAGGTGCCATTATCTCCAATGCCTATGTAGAATTCAAGTCTAACGCATCTCCCTCAGAACCAGCAACGTATCTGTTAATTAGAGGAGAAGCCAGTGACGATGCCGCTACATTTACATCCAACTTTCAGGATATTACAAACAGAACCGAAACGTCTGCCTCAGTACCCTGGACCATTTCCCCACAGTGGACAAATAACAATCTCTACCAGTCACCTGATTTGAGCACTATCGTCCAGGAAATCGTTGCTCGTCCAGGCTGGTCAAGCGGAAACGCTATGGTCATTCAATTTGAATCAACCGATTCTGGTGGTAATTCTAAAGCCTGTGCTTCTGATAATTACCCAACTGCAGAAACAGCCTTGCTTCATGTAGAATACAGTGCTGGAAGCATTAACCCCAATACCTACTATATGCATTCTCTGGGAAGTGGACGTTACGGTTATAAAATCCGAAAAAATACTGACACCACCTTTGCCACCATTGCCACCGTGGGCGCCTTTGGAGATAATGTCGTTAATCAGAGCTATGTACTTTATGTGAAGCCGCAAATTGCGATGCCGGATCCTCTCTGTGCAGGCCTTATTGGCTATTGGGAACTTAATGAGATCGATGGTATCACTGCAGCGGATTTCAGTGGAAACGGTAATGATGGTACGCTGACGAACATGGACCAGTATACAGATTGGGTTGCCGGAAAAATTGCGGGTGCGCTCGACTTCGACGGTTCTAACGATTATATCAATGTGCCCCATAATGATAATCAATCTCTGACCGGGGGGATGACCTTTGCTGCCTGGGGCAACACGCTTAATACAAGTGGAGGCTACAAGGCCATCCTTGCCAAGGACATCCCCGGCAATGGTCTTTCCAACTACTGGTTCGGCATCGAGAATGATGAGCTGGTGTTTGGCTTCTTTGCCGCAGGAGCTTTTCAGGTAGTAAAATCAGCGAGTAGTAATCTTCAGACAGACACCTGGTACCATCTGGCCGCCAGCTTTGATAATGGGACTGATGTTGTACGATTGTATGTTGATGGTGCGGAGGTGCATGTGGGTGCAATTACCTACGAGCCGACAACAGAAACAGCTGATCTGTGGATTGGACACTCAGTGGATGGCGAGTACTGGTCAGGAATGCTGGATGAGGTGCGAATTTACGACCGCGTGCTGGACCCGACGGAAATCTCCCAACTCCACGCCATGACCGTGGGCGGATGCGGTACTCAGTCTATTATTTCTACCGATAGTGACGCGGGCCTGGGCGGGCTCAGCTTTACTGATATCGACCTCGTGAGGTATGACGAGGTGAACGACACGGCCAGTCTCTTTTTCAATGGCAGCTTGACAACCCTGATTGCAGATATCGATGCGGTACATGTGTTGGCGAACGGTCATATAGTGCTTTCGACTAATGGACCTGCAATCCTGGGCGGTCTGAGTTTCGACGACGGTGATTTGATTGACTATAACCCCGTAGCAGATACAGCCAGGCTGATCTTTGATGGTAGTATGCTGTTTGACGATCCGAGTGAGCAAATTAGCTCTGTCCATGTTCTGGATAACGAACACTTCGTCCTGTCTACAGTAAACAACGCGATTCTGGGAGGACTTAGTTTTGGAAAGGGAGACCTCGTAGAATATGACCCGTTGACCGACACGGCTAGTCTCTTTTTCGATGCCAGCTTGACGACCCTGACTGAAGTTATCGATGCGGTGCATGTGCTGGACAACGGTCATATAGTGCTCTCTACAAAAAACAGCGCGATCTTGGGTGGATTGAATTTCGACGATGGCGATTTGGTTGACTATGATCCTGGAGCGGATACAGCCACACTGATCTTCGATGGATCTGCACTGTTTAACTACCAGTGGGAAAAAATAATCTCGGTACATATTGGTGCCGGGAGTGGTAGTGTTGCTCCTGCAGGTAACCTGCTCTTTGTTGTGGCTGACGCTTTAAGTCTGAATCAGCAGGAAGTCGATAGAAAAACGTTGATAGAAAGCTGGGGTTATCAAATTTCACTCATTTCTGACGATGCTTTGCAGTCCGAGTTTGATACTGCAACAGCAACCGCTGATGTTGCGTACATTTCTCAAACAATCGACGAAACGATGCTTGGGACGAAGCTGCGCAATACGACGATCGGTGTTGTTGTTGAAAAAATGATGTCCGACTTTGGTATCGCTGGAGGCTGGCTAAGTAAGAGCCGGGATGAGATAGACATAATAGACAATACACACTATATTACCTCCCCGTTCAGTACGGGTCTGCTTACCACCACAACCAGCTTCCAGGCTCTCACCTTGAGAGACGGCAGTCCAGCTCCAGACGTTACTGTATTATCTAAAACTTTTAATGTTGGTTCCACATGGAAGCCTTCGTTGCAGGTAATTGAGACGGGAGGAGAACTTAATGGTGGAGACTTCGCCGCCGGCAGAAGGGTGCAGTTGCCCTGGGGAGGTGCGGGATTTGATATCAACGCACTCAACGCTGATGGTAAAACCATTATGCAGCGCGCAATCAAATGGGCCGTTAGAGAGTTAGAGTTACCCTTTCCGACTAACCTGCTCTTCGTCGTTGACAATTCACTCAGTCTGACGGGAAACGAATCAGCGCGAAAGACATTGATGGAGGGCTGGGGTGCAGTTGTTACGCCAATTTCTGACGATGCAGATACAGTTGATCTTACCGCTGGTATAGCGGTGAATGATGTGATGTATATTTCCCAGGAGATCACCTCTCTCGTAAATGGTCCCAGGTTCAGGGATGCGACTATCGGCATAGTCAACGAGGAATACCAGCTTAGTAACGATTTAGGGCTTACTTCTGGTGAGGGATCTGGGTTTTTCAGCAGTACGACCATCCAGGACAACACCCATTATATTACGTCGGGATTTAGTTCAGGTGCACTGGCCTTGTTTGATCCGGCGTACGACATCTATACTGGCGGGGGTATGACGTTAGCTCTCGATCTCCGCGTGCTGGGAGAATGCGGAACTATTAGTGCAGCGCTGGCAGCACTGGAAGCCGGAGACGACTTGTGGGATACAGGGACCGCAGCTGCCCGCCGTGTACAGGTACCCTGGGGTGACGACTTCTCCGCGCTCAATGCAGATGGTCAAACCATCATGAAGAGAGCTATCGAATGGGCTGCAGCTGGCAGTGGTAGTGGCGGAGGCGGAGGTGGAGGCGGTGGTGGCATCGTCTTCGAAGAGTTTACTGAAAAGAAACTCAGTACCGATGGGACCAGTATCATAATGGACAAACCGCCGGCAACTTCACAGAGTGATCTACTGATTGCCGCTGTCGCTACCTCTGGCAATAACGCCAGTTCACTCTCTGCACCGAGTGGCTGGACAACAATAAATATTGGCCAAACATCGAGCAAAGTCACCTTAGGCGTATGGTGGAAACAGGCAGGTGCATCAGAAAGCGGTACGTACACCTTCACCTGGTCAAACAACAAAAAGGCATACGGGTGGATTATGCGATTGACCGGGCACGACACGAACAACCCGGTTGATACGTTCAGTTCTCACGGAGGGGGTAGCAACTCACCAACCAGCCCTTCCGTAACAACGAGCTTTGACAATTCGATGATTCTTCGACTGGGAGGGTTTGAAAATAATAAGATCACGGTAGATGATCCTGGCCTGCCGGGCCACACCGCAATCACCATGGATGAGAGCGGAGGCGGATCACCCGTCTCTGGAGGTGCTGGATACATACTCCAGCCAACCTCCGGCAACAGCGGAACATCAAATTTCACACTTAATCAAATGAAAAAATACAGGACTGTTACGGTTGGAATAAGTCCGGCACCGTAGTTAACAACATTGGATATGGCAATGGTGTTATCTATGAAACAAATATTTGATTATGCTGGCGTGTTTCTGGTGCGTAAAACGCACCCTACGATTTTTGTTTCCGGACGTAGAATGTTTCTGGTGGGCGGTAGGGTGCATTCCATGCACCGTTAACAACTTTCGCTATTCGCGACTAAATTTAAGGAATTTTGGAAAATTTTTGAGTTTACCAAAACGTAAG harbors:
- a CDS encoding PilW family protein — translated: MRATDEKGFTLIELVLAITIMGIIAGTTVTLLSANLKAHNIASDRSGLHQEGLLTMERMTNGLRKTTVVAVPNGHSYTRDILAFSRLVNSDNDFYFGDPLFPRIDEDLSDDYSWCGNGILGVDEDDDGQIDEGDWRDEDEDGLYNEDPLDGLDNDGDGSIDEGTMPDSNNDGKNGIIMIDDDGDGTVDEQQGDNVNDDDEDGATNEEDILFVVYVYNSATNTLTEIHSDPDSGINSPAPQIVLSTQVTNFQAIYKSPGLIEIILQLTGEDGKVIDFDEHVYVRNVLQKNGKRVR
- a CDS encoding LamG domain-containing protein — its product is MILLVLVLMSSLSLAFLAKVGTETSATMKRGDGMQASYLAETAANHAMWRLLHETTLPPVDIRITQISDDAEEDFSGNMRTGSAANTLSLGSDKYVGVRFLNVNIPPGAIISNAYVEFKSNASPSEPATYLLIRGEASDDAATFTSNFQDITNRTETSASVPWTISPQWTNNNLYQSPDLSTIVQEIVARPGWSSGNAMVIQFESTDSGGNSKACASDNYPTAETALLHVEYSAGSINPNTYYMHSLGSGRYGYKIRKNTDTTFATIATVGAFGDNVVNQSYVLYVKPQIAMPDPLCAGLIGYWELNEIDGITAADFSGNGNDGTLTNMDQYTDWVAGKIAGALDFDGSNDYINVPHNDNQSLTGGMTFAAWGNTLNTSGGYKAILAKDIPGNGLSNYWFGIENDELVFGFFAAGAFQVVKSASSNLQTDTWYHLAASFDNGTDVVRLYVDGAEVHVGAITYEPTTETADLWIGHSVDGEYWSGMLDEVRIYDRVLDPTEISQLHAMTVGGCGTQSIISTDSDAGLGGLSFTDIDLVRYDEVNDTASLFFNGSLTTLIADIDAVHVLANGHIVLSTNGPAILGGLSFDDGDLIDYNPVADTARLIFDGSMLFDDPSEQISSVHVLDNEHFVLSTVNNAILGGLSFGKGDLVEYDPLTDTASLFFDASLTTLTEVIDAVHVLDNGHIVLSTKNSAILGGLNFDDGDLVDYDPGADTATLIFDGSALFNYQWEKIISVHIGAGSGSVAPAGNLLFVVADALSLNQQEVDRKTLIESWGYQISLISDDALQSEFDTATATADVAYISQTIDETMLGTKLRNTTIGVVVEKMMSDFGIAGGWLSKSRDEIDIIDNTHYITSPFSTGLLTTTTSFQALTLRDGSPAPDVTVLSKTFNVGSTWKPSLQVIETGGELNGGDFAAGRRVQLPWGGAGFDINALNADGKTIMQRAIKWAVRELELPFPTNLLFVVDNSLSLTGNESARKTLMEGWGAVVTPISDDADTVDLTAGIAVNDVMYISQEITSLVNGPRFRDATIGIVNEEYQLSNDLGLTSGEGSGFFSSTTIQDNTHYITSGFSSGALALFDPAYDIYTGGGMTLALDLRVLGECGTISAALAALEAGDDLWDTGTAAARRVQVPWGDDFSALNADGQTIMKRAIEWAAAGSGSGGGGGGGGGGIVFEEFTEKKLSTDGTSIIMDKPPATSQSDLLIAAVATSGNNASSLSAPSGWTTINIGQTSSKVTLGVWWKQAGASESGTYTFTWSNNKKAYGWIMRLTGHDTNNPVDTFSSHGGGSNSPTSPSVTTSFDNSMILRLGGFENNKITVDDPGLPGHTAITMDESGGGSPVSGGAGYILQPTSGNSGTSNFTLNQMKKYRTVTVGISPAP